From Nocardioides sp. HDW12B, the proteins below share one genomic window:
- a CDS encoding metal-sensitive transcriptional regulator, producing the protein MELEPTEIKAIITRMKRAHGHLGSVIRMMEEGSSCEQVLTQLAAVNKALSRSGYAIVATGLQQCMTENDGSLDPVDAAKMEKLFLSLA; encoded by the coding sequence ATGGAGCTCGAGCCCACCGAGATCAAGGCGATCATCACGCGCATGAAGCGCGCCCACGGTCACCTCGGCAGCGTCATCCGCATGATGGAGGAGGGCTCCTCCTGCGAGCAGGTGCTGACCCAGCTCGCCGCGGTCAACAAGGCGCTGAGCCGCAGCGGCTACGCCATCGTGGCGACCGGGCTGCAGCAGTGCATGACCGAGAACGACGGCTCCCTCGACCCGGTCGACGCCGCGAAGATGGAGAAGCTCTTCCTGTCGCTGGCCTGA
- a CDS encoding DUF4396 domain-containing protein, with protein MDMQMVNRVPDWVTPIAWIFLVLAVVSAVVITVDVARGRRHGSVAADLVWVAAALYLGPAAVVLHRRHVARTADATRDSEPSPAEVGLPGGGASAVAHLVGVPLVIASGLTIAGIDLWVMIIVIGVLAVALLLGYELLAGRAHGAGRRPPLARAAGAAVLTVLAFDVGMGGWMVVLHYNELMPPATEGSFWFLMQLGILLGLLTGYPAARWLVERGRSVPA; from the coding sequence ATGGACATGCAGATGGTGAACCGGGTCCCCGACTGGGTCACGCCGATCGCCTGGATCTTCCTCGTGCTGGCCGTCGTGAGCGCCGTCGTGATCACTGTGGACGTCGCCCGCGGTCGGCGGCACGGCTCGGTGGCTGCCGACCTGGTGTGGGTCGCCGCGGCGCTCTACCTGGGCCCGGCCGCGGTGGTCCTGCACCGCCGCCACGTCGCCCGCACGGCCGACGCCACGCGCGACTCGGAACCGTCGCCGGCGGAGGTCGGCCTGCCGGGTGGTGGCGCCTCGGCGGTCGCCCACCTGGTCGGCGTACCGCTCGTGATCGCCTCGGGCCTGACCATCGCGGGCATCGACCTGTGGGTGATGATCATCGTCATCGGGGTCCTCGCTGTCGCCCTCCTGCTCGGCTACGAGCTGCTCGCGGGTCGCGCCCACGGTGCCGGGCGGCGTCCGCCACTCGCACGCGCCGCGGGTGCAGCGGTCCTCACGGTGCTGGCCTTCGACGTCGGCATGGGCGGCTGGATGGTGGTGCTGCACTACAACGAGCTGATGCCGCCGGCGACCGAGGGCAGCTTCTGGTTCCTCATGCAGCTCGGGATCCTGCTCGGGCTGCTCACCGGCTACCCGGCGGCGCGGTGGCTGGTCGAGCGGGGCCGGAGCGTCCCGGCCTGA
- a CDS encoding DUF4396 domain-containing protein, giving the protein MHATSHPEHQHPADHAVEHPDHPDHPDHAGHGSDDGVNTMALSATLHCLTGCAIGEILGLVIGTAIGLSTGWTIVLAVGLAFLFGYALSTLPLLRAGLGLGSALAVVLAADTLSIATMELVDNLVMALIPGAMDAGLVNPVFWVAMMIALTAAFFAAYPVNRHLLRRGKGHALTHGYHASGPVTGARRFIPDLSTATLVAAITAFMIGGLVVSAAEELGVGGGVHAAPAPGSVPAAVS; this is encoded by the coding sequence ATGCACGCGACGTCGCACCCTGAGCACCAGCACCCCGCCGACCACGCTGTCGAGCACCCCGACCACCCCGACCACCCCGACCACGCCGGGCACGGGTCCGACGACGGGGTGAACACCATGGCGCTGAGCGCCACGCTGCACTGCCTCACCGGGTGTGCCATCGGCGAGATCCTCGGTCTCGTCATCGGCACCGCGATCGGGCTGAGCACCGGCTGGACGATCGTGCTGGCGGTGGGCCTGGCCTTCCTCTTCGGCTACGCGCTCTCGACGCTGCCGCTGCTGCGGGCGGGACTCGGCCTGGGCAGCGCCCTCGCCGTGGTGCTCGCCGCCGACACCCTGTCGATCGCGACGATGGAGCTGGTGGACAACCTCGTGATGGCTCTCATCCCCGGCGCGATGGACGCCGGTCTGGTGAACCCGGTGTTCTGGGTGGCGATGATGATCGCGCTGACCGCGGCCTTCTTCGCCGCCTACCCGGTCAACCGGCACCTGCTCCGGCGCGGCAAGGGCCACGCCCTCACCCACGGCTACCACGCGTCCGGTCCGGTGACCGGCGCGCGCCGCTTCATCCCCGACCTGTCGACCGCCACGCTGGTCGCGGCGATCACCGCGTTCATGATCGGCGGGCTGGTGGTCTCGGCCGCCGAGGAGCTCGGGGTCGGCGGCGGCGTCCACGCAGCGCCGGCTCCCGGATCGGTGCCGGCCGCGGTCTCCTGA
- a CDS encoding dihydrofolate reductase family protein: MRLVINQNMTLDGAVEMLDDWFDPGDQDPEMVALLQEHDRRCDGVLLGRQTFLDFRGYWPQQTDDASGSAAFLDAVEKYVVTTTLTDPEWQNTTLLAGDPVDEVRRLKELPGGELLLTGSITLAHTLIAAGLADEFRQIVFPAVQGRGRRFFPDGYVVPRLERVGAAAFSSGISYAAYVPAP, translated from the coding sequence GTGCGGCTCGTCATCAACCAGAACATGACCCTGGACGGCGCCGTCGAGATGCTCGACGACTGGTTCGACCCCGGCGACCAGGATCCGGAGATGGTCGCGCTGCTGCAGGAGCACGACAGGCGTTGCGACGGCGTCCTGCTCGGGCGGCAGACGTTCCTCGACTTCCGCGGCTACTGGCCGCAGCAGACCGACGACGCGAGCGGCTCGGCGGCCTTCCTCGACGCCGTCGAGAAGTACGTCGTCACCACCACGCTCACCGACCCGGAGTGGCAGAACACCACCCTGCTCGCCGGCGATCCCGTCGACGAGGTGCGCCGGCTGAAGGAGCTGCCGGGCGGCGAGCTCCTCCTCACCGGCAGCATCACGCTCGCCCACACGCTCATCGCGGCCGGCCTGGCCGACGAGTTCCGCCAGATCGTCTTCCCCGCCGTGCAGGGTCGCGGTCGACGGTTCTTCCCCGACGGCTACGTCGTGCCCCGCCTGGAGCGGGTCGGCGCGGCCGCGTTCTCCAGCGGCATCTCCTACGCCGCCTACGTGCCCGCCCCCTGA
- a CDS encoding DUF1232 domain-containing protein, giving the protein MRETVVGVLAGLTLLWVALVATLYVVARREGDPTTWREVLRLVPDVVRLLRRLSTDPDVPRGVRVRLVLLLGYLLMPLDLVPDVIPVVGYADDAVVVALALRSVVRAAGPEVLDRHWPGTPQGLTALKRLARVPG; this is encoded by the coding sequence ATGCGGGAGACGGTCGTCGGTGTGCTCGCGGGCCTCACCCTGCTCTGGGTGGCGCTCGTCGCCACCCTGTACGTCGTGGCCCGTCGCGAGGGCGACCCGACGACCTGGCGCGAGGTCCTGCGGCTCGTCCCGGACGTGGTGCGGCTGCTCCGGCGCCTGAGCACCGACCCGGACGTGCCCCGTGGCGTCCGGGTGCGGCTGGTCCTGCTGCTCGGCTACCTGCTCATGCCGCTCGACCTGGTGCCCGACGTGATCCCGGTGGTCGGCTACGCCGACGACGCCGTCGTCGTGGCCCTCGCGCTGCGGTCGGTCGTGAGGGCGGCCGGGCCGGAGGTCCTCGACCGGCACTGGCCCGGGACCCCGCAGGGCCTCACCGCGCTCAAGCGGCTCGCCCGCGTCCCCGGCTGA
- a CDS encoding Fpg/Nei family DNA glycosylase produces MPELPEVEALVQDLRRRLDGRAIARVDLAAFAALKTYDPPLSALHGTMVDGVERHGKFLDIDASGIHLVVHLARAGWIRWRDEVPKTPPRPSNKSPIAARIVLDDDSGLDLTEAGTKKSLAMYVVTDPAQVPGVERLGPDPLDDAFTIEVLEQILRDAGRAQVKGVLRQQSIVAGIGNAYSDELLHAAKMSPFKPALSIAEEPEALQTLYTAIREVLGAAVERSSGLAAADLKGEKKSNLAVHAQTGKPCPVCGDTVREVSFADSSLQYCPTCQTGGKPLADRRMSRLLK; encoded by the coding sequence ATGCCCGAGCTGCCCGAGGTCGAGGCGCTGGTCCAGGACCTGCGACGCCGACTGGACGGTCGCGCCATCGCGCGCGTCGACCTGGCCGCCTTCGCCGCGCTCAAGACCTACGACCCGCCGCTGTCGGCGCTGCACGGCACGATGGTCGACGGCGTCGAGCGGCACGGGAAGTTCCTCGACATCGACGCCTCCGGCATCCACCTCGTGGTCCACCTGGCGCGCGCAGGCTGGATCCGCTGGCGCGACGAGGTGCCGAAGACCCCGCCGCGGCCGAGCAACAAGTCGCCTATCGCCGCGCGCATCGTGCTCGACGACGACTCGGGCCTCGACCTCACCGAGGCGGGCACCAAGAAGAGCCTCGCGATGTACGTCGTCACCGACCCGGCCCAGGTGCCCGGCGTCGAGCGTCTCGGCCCCGACCCGCTCGACGACGCCTTCACCATCGAGGTCCTCGAGCAGATCCTGCGCGACGCCGGCCGCGCCCAGGTCAAGGGTGTGCTGCGCCAGCAGTCGATCGTCGCCGGCATCGGCAACGCCTACTCCGACGAGCTGCTGCACGCCGCGAAGATGTCGCCGTTCAAGCCCGCGCTCTCGATCGCCGAGGAGCCGGAGGCGCTGCAGACCCTCTACACCGCCATTCGCGAGGTCCTGGGCGCGGCCGTCGAGCGCTCCTCGGGCCTCGCGGCGGCCGACCTCAAGGGCGAGAAGAAGTCGAACCTCGCCGTCCACGCGCAGACCGGCAAGCCCTGCCCGGTCTGCGGAGACACGGTCCGCGAGGTCTCCTTCGCCGACTCGTCCCTGCAGTACTGCCCCACCTGCCAGACGGGCGGCAAGCCGCTCGCCGACCGCCGGATGTCCCGCCTGCTCAAGTGA
- a CDS encoding SRPBCC family protein: MSDQPATSDRITATRTVAAGADEVFAVLADPARHPDTEPGDWVRAARDPQPITGVGQVFGMDMHHPSVGDYVIHSAVTVFEPGRAIAWQPGQYDEQGAWGSGGWWWRYDLEPVGDGTRVSLSYDWADVPEPVRESFGGFPVIPPGFLDESLAALDAAVAPR, encoded by the coding sequence ATGTCCGACCAGCCCGCCACCAGCGACCGCATCACCGCGACCCGCACCGTGGCCGCCGGGGCCGACGAGGTCTTCGCGGTCCTCGCCGATCCCGCCCGACACCCGGACACCGAGCCCGGGGACTGGGTGAGGGCCGCGCGCGACCCGCAGCCGATCACCGGCGTCGGGCAGGTCTTCGGGATGGACATGCACCACCCGAGCGTCGGCGACTACGTCATCCACAGCGCCGTCACCGTCTTCGAGCCGGGTCGTGCGATCGCCTGGCAGCCGGGCCAGTACGACGAGCAGGGGGCCTGGGGCTCGGGTGGCTGGTGGTGGCGCTACGACCTGGAGCCGGTCGGGGACGGCACCCGGGTGTCGCTGAGCTACGACTGGGCGGACGTGCCCGAGCCGGTCCGCGAGAGCTTCGGGGGCTTCCCGGTCATCCCGCCGGGATTCCTGGACGAGTCGCTCGCGGCGCTCGACGCCGCCGTGGCGCCCCGCTGA
- a CDS encoding aminoglycoside phosphotransferase family protein: MPSHEDALAWAEEHLGPVTDVRALEGGRTSTMLALTPRDGESAVLRLMTEEPWRTHGVELTTRERDTQRLLDDTPVPAPRTLALDATGVRCGQPAHLMTRLPGRLELQRSDAASLGLLADLLVVVHEVEPSVDVRTFQSWAWEAKYVVPAWASDPGPWEDAFALLRTPVPTYDRTFLHRDFGPHNVLWADGRVSGLVDWVETSVGPAWLDVAHAATNLALRHGNAVADAFAAAYVERTGRVPEPYLDVMDVVGFLPPPGRASLVTDPPQLARLDERLRAVLARVT; this comes from the coding sequence ATGCCGAGCCACGAGGACGCCCTCGCCTGGGCCGAGGAGCACCTGGGTCCGGTGACGGACGTCCGGGCGCTGGAGGGCGGACGGACCTCGACCATGCTCGCGCTGACCCCGCGCGACGGCGAGTCAGCGGTCCTGCGGCTGATGACCGAGGAGCCCTGGCGCACCCACGGCGTCGAGCTGACGACCCGCGAGCGCGACACGCAGCGGCTGCTCGACGACACGCCCGTCCCGGCGCCGCGCACGCTCGCCCTCGATGCCACGGGGGTGCGGTGCGGTCAGCCGGCGCACCTCATGACCCGGCTGCCGGGCCGCCTCGAGCTCCAGCGGTCCGACGCCGCCTCGCTCGGGCTGCTGGCCGACCTGCTCGTCGTCGTGCACGAGGTCGAGCCGAGCGTCGACGTCCGGACCTTCCAGTCGTGGGCGTGGGAGGCGAAGTACGTCGTCCCGGCCTGGGCGAGCGACCCGGGCCCGTGGGAGGACGCCTTCGCGCTGCTGCGCACTCCCGTGCCGACGTACGACCGGACCTTCCTGCACCGCGACTTCGGGCCGCACAACGTGCTCTGGGCGGACGGGCGGGTGAGCGGTCTCGTCGACTGGGTCGAGACCTCGGTCGGCCCGGCCTGGCTCGACGTCGCGCACGCGGCGACGAACCTCGCGCTGCGCCACGGCAACGCGGTGGCCGACGCGTTCGCGGCGGCGTACGTCGAGCGGACGGGGCGGGTGCCGGAGCCCTACCTCGACGTGATGGACGTCGTGGGGTTCCTGCCGCCGCCGGGGCGCGCGTCCCTGGTCACCGACCCGCCCCAGCTGGCCCGCCTCGACGAACGGCTCCGCGCCGTGCTGGCCCGGGTCACTTGA
- a CDS encoding ATP-binding protein, whose product MDPIRNPYAPGAGQRPPELAGRDRELAAFDVTLERVAAGRPERSMVVSGLRGVGKTVLLNALRGQAVSRAWGTGKIEARPDQSLRIPVAQAVHAAVREVAHRHRDPDRVDAVAGVLKSFALRTELKDRKGFRWAPPSDVPAAKGRADSGDLELDLIELFTDVGELGRDLGVGLGLFVDEMQDVASAELAAICGAVHEVSQQNAPVLVVGAGLPHLPVVLSAAKSYAERLFRYVAVDRLPRDMADRAWLRPAASEGVDFEPAALDRLYELTDGYPYFVQAYGKATWDAAVENPVTVADVEEAAPEAEAELAVGFFGARYERATPAERDYMRTMAELGADRETEQVTTADVAKALARKPQSLSPARDGLIKKGLVFSSERGAVAFTVPHFGAFLRAQHA is encoded by the coding sequence ATGGACCCGATCCGGAATCCCTACGCGCCCGGCGCCGGTCAGCGACCGCCCGAGCTGGCCGGTCGTGACCGCGAGCTCGCCGCCTTCGACGTCACCCTCGAGCGGGTGGCCGCGGGCCGTCCCGAGCGCAGCATGGTCGTCAGCGGGCTGCGCGGCGTCGGCAAGACGGTGCTGCTCAACGCCCTGCGCGGCCAGGCCGTGTCGCGCGCGTGGGGGACCGGCAAGATCGAGGCCCGCCCCGACCAGTCGCTGCGGATCCCGGTCGCCCAGGCCGTGCACGCCGCGGTCCGCGAGGTCGCGCACCGCCACCGCGACCCCGACCGGGTCGACGCGGTCGCCGGGGTCCTCAAGTCGTTCGCGCTGCGCACCGAGCTGAAGGACCGCAAGGGCTTCCGCTGGGCGCCCCCCAGCGACGTACCGGCGGCGAAGGGGCGCGCCGACTCCGGCGACCTCGAGCTCGACCTCATCGAGCTGTTCACCGACGTCGGCGAGCTCGGCCGCGACCTCGGCGTCGGGCTCGGGCTGTTCGTCGACGAGATGCAGGACGTCGCCTCGGCCGAGCTCGCCGCGATCTGCGGCGCCGTCCACGAGGTCAGCCAGCAGAACGCGCCCGTGCTCGTCGTCGGCGCAGGCCTGCCGCACCTGCCGGTGGTGCTGTCGGCGGCCAAGTCATACGCCGAGCGCCTGTTCCGCTACGTCGCCGTCGACAGGCTCCCGCGCGACATGGCCGACCGGGCGTGGCTGCGACCGGCGGCGTCGGAGGGCGTCGACTTCGAGCCGGCGGCGCTGGACCGCCTCTACGAGCTGACCGACGGCTACCCCTACTTCGTGCAGGCCTACGGCAAAGCGACCTGGGACGCCGCCGTCGAGAACCCGGTGACCGTGGCCGACGTCGAGGAGGCCGCGCCCGAGGCGGAGGCGGAGCTGGCGGTCGGCTTCTTCGGTGCCCGCTACGAGCGCGCCACCCCGGCCGAGCGCGACTACATGCGCACCATGGCCGAGCTCGGCGCCGACCGCGAGACCGAGCAGGTCACCACGGCCGACGTCGCGAAGGCGCTGGCCCGCAAGCCGCAGTCGCTGAGCCCGGCGCGCGACGGTCTCATCAAGAAGGGGCTGGTGTTCTCCTCCGAGCGAGGCGCCGTGGCCTTCACCGTGCCGCACTTCGGGGCCTTCCTGCGGGCGCAGCATGCCTGA
- a CDS encoding TetR/AcrR family transcriptional regulator produces MQATTSGRRYHHGDLRRALVDAALARTRHAGPDGLALRVVTRDAGVSPNAAYRHFADRDALLGAVADEVMLRMATQMRAHARSEIADPGERARDLLRAVGLGYVEFARSEPGWFAVAFFAAREHQQPGPEGVAAREPAPYLLLVEALDGLVAAGLVEPAAHTAALWACWSTVHGFAELAIHGPLRTVPDPAVRALAAAAVDAVIAGVTGGADGTAAAHER; encoded by the coding sequence GTGCAGGCGACGACGAGCGGCCGCCGCTACCACCACGGCGACCTCCGGCGGGCCCTCGTGGACGCCGCGCTGGCGCGCACCCGCCACGCCGGCCCCGACGGGCTGGCGCTGCGGGTGGTCACGCGCGACGCGGGGGTCTCGCCGAACGCCGCCTACCGGCACTTCGCGGACCGCGACGCGCTCCTCGGCGCGGTGGCCGACGAGGTGATGCTCCGCATGGCGACGCAGATGCGCGCGCACGCCCGCAGCGAGATCGCCGACCCCGGCGAGCGGGCGCGCGACCTGCTGCGCGCCGTCGGCCTCGGGTACGTCGAGTTCGCCCGGTCCGAGCCGGGCTGGTTCGCCGTGGCGTTCTTCGCCGCCCGCGAGCACCAGCAGCCCGGACCGGAGGGCGTGGCCGCGCGCGAGCCGGCGCCGTACCTGCTGCTCGTCGAGGCGCTGGACGGCCTCGTCGCAGCGGGCCTGGTCGAGCCCGCCGCGCACACCGCGGCGCTGTGGGCGTGCTGGTCGACCGTGCACGGCTTCGCCGAGCTCGCCATCCACGGCCCGCTGCGCACCGTCCCCGACCCAGCGGTGCGGGCCCTGGCCGCGGCCGCGGTCGACGCCGTCATCGCCGGCGTCACGGGTGGCGCCGACGGCACGGCCGCCGCTCACGAGCGCTGA
- a CDS encoding DUF1990 domain-containing protein, translating into MPECRGAGASAGAGRMSAAELAGWRDAPLTYDAPGCTLGGQAPPGFDRLDERFLLRRRDLDGAAADLFSWRAQTGAGLRVRASEVPLELGTVVLLRIGLGPLGVTAPCQVVQVVDEPDRRGFAYGTLPGHPESGEELFVLERRGDGALELAVTAFSRPASLATRVGGPVARRAQRWMAARYAAGIDVAPDA; encoded by the coding sequence ATGCCTGAGTGCCGCGGCGCCGGCGCCAGTGCCGGTGCCGGGCGGATGTCGGCGGCGGAGCTCGCCGGGTGGCGCGACGCGCCCCTGACGTACGACGCTCCTGGGTGCACGCTCGGCGGGCAGGCGCCCCCGGGCTTCGACCGGCTGGACGAGCGCTTCCTGCTGCGCCGCCGCGACCTCGACGGGGCAGCGGCCGACCTGTTCTCCTGGCGTGCGCAGACCGGCGCCGGCCTGCGGGTGCGGGCCTCGGAGGTGCCGCTCGAGCTCGGCACCGTCGTGCTGCTGCGCATCGGTCTCGGGCCGCTCGGCGTGACCGCGCCCTGCCAGGTGGTGCAGGTGGTGGACGAGCCGGACCGACGTGGCTTCGCCTACGGCACCCTGCCCGGCCATCCGGAGTCGGGGGAGGAGCTCTTCGTGCTGGAGCGGCGCGGCGACGGTGCGTTGGAGCTCGCGGTCACTGCCTTCTCGCGCCCGGCGTCGCTCGCGACGCGGGTCGGCGGACCCGTGGCCCGGAGGGCGCAGCGCTGGATGGCCGCCCGGTACGCCGCGGGGATCGACGTCGCCCCGGACGCCTGA
- a CDS encoding carbon starvation CstA family protein: protein MTTSTSTRPANDPSPGGSSRTSPAKLAAWGAVALVGAACWAVLALSRGEEVSALWILFAAISSYLIAYRFYSRFIARRVLKLDNTRATPAERLENGTDFEVTDRRVLYGHHFAAIAGAGPLVGPVLAAQMGYLPGTIWIVAGVVLAGAVQDMVTMFLSMRRDGKSLGQMVREEIGVVGGTAALIAVFAIMIIILAVLSLVVVNALAESPWGVFSIGLTIPIALFMGFYLRFLRPGRVMEVTGIGVVLLLLAIVLGGVVEGSSWAEPLTLSPETLTIALVVYGFIASILPVWMLLTPRDYLSTFMKIGVILLLAVGMVLAQPTLQNEAVTSFATEGNGPVFAGKLFPFLFITIACGALSGFHALIASGTTPKMLAKESHVRMVGYGGMLMESFVAISALIAASVIDQGLYFAINAPAAMTGGTVEGAAEFVGTLGFSITPDQLQAASASVEEELVSRTGGAPTLAFGISQIFSEAFGGGLAAFWYHFAIMFEALFILTAVDAGTRVGRFMLQDTIGNVWPKFGDTSWKPGSWMASAAVVLAWGYMLYVGVTDPLGGINQLFPLFGIANQLLAAIALTLCVTLFCKHGWWKYVWVPAVPLVWDLVVTMTASYQKVFSDNPAIGYLAQADRYREARDAGEVLAPATEAAQMDTVITNSTVNAVLQASFALLVIVIVANAALIWFKAAKAGSLPTTEVPKTESRVVAPAEFLATDEEKKAEAEWRASHDRATPVGS, encoded by the coding sequence ATGACGACGTCCACCTCGACCCGGCCCGCGAACGACCCGTCACCGGGGGGCTCGTCCCGCACCTCGCCGGCCAAGCTCGCTGCCTGGGGGGCGGTGGCGCTCGTCGGCGCCGCCTGCTGGGCCGTCCTCGCCCTGAGCCGGGGCGAGGAGGTGTCGGCGCTGTGGATCCTGTTCGCCGCGATCTCGTCGTACCTGATCGCCTACCGCTTCTACTCGCGCTTCATCGCGCGGCGCGTGCTGAAGCTCGACAACACCCGCGCGACCCCGGCGGAGCGGCTGGAGAACGGCACCGACTTCGAGGTCACCGACCGTCGCGTCCTCTACGGCCACCACTTCGCCGCCATCGCGGGCGCCGGTCCGCTCGTCGGTCCGGTGCTCGCGGCGCAGATGGGCTACCTGCCGGGCACGATCTGGATCGTCGCCGGCGTCGTGCTCGCCGGAGCCGTCCAGGACATGGTCACGATGTTCCTGTCGATGCGCCGCGACGGGAAGAGCCTGGGCCAGATGGTCCGCGAGGAGATCGGCGTCGTCGGCGGCACCGCGGCGCTCATCGCCGTCTTCGCGATCATGATCATCATCCTGGCCGTGCTGTCGCTGGTCGTGGTCAACGCGCTGGCCGAGTCGCCGTGGGGCGTCTTCTCGATCGGCCTCACCATCCCGATCGCGCTGTTCATGGGCTTTTACCTCCGCTTCCTGCGCCCCGGCCGGGTCATGGAGGTCACCGGCATCGGCGTCGTGCTGCTCCTGCTGGCGATCGTGCTCGGCGGGGTCGTCGAGGGGTCGAGCTGGGCCGAGCCGCTGACGCTGTCCCCGGAGACCCTCACGATCGCGCTGGTCGTCTACGGCTTCATCGCCTCGATCCTCCCGGTCTGGATGCTGCTGACCCCGCGCGACTACCTGTCGACGTTCATGAAGATCGGCGTCATCCTGCTGCTGGCCGTGGGCATGGTCCTGGCCCAGCCGACGCTGCAGAACGAGGCGGTCACCTCCTTCGCCACCGAGGGCAACGGCCCGGTCTTCGCCGGCAAGCTCTTCCCGTTCCTATTCATCACGATCGCCTGCGGGGCGCTGTCCGGCTTCCACGCCCTCATCGCCTCGGGCACCACCCCGAAGATGCTGGCCAAGGAGAGCCACGTCCGCATGGTCGGCTACGGCGGCATGCTCATGGAGTCGTTCGTCGCCATCTCCGCACTGATCGCGGCCTCGGTCATCGACCAGGGCCTCTACTTCGCCATCAACGCCCCGGCCGCCATGACCGGCGGCACGGTCGAGGGCGCCGCGGAGTTCGTGGGCACGCTCGGCTTCTCCATCACCCCCGACCAGCTGCAGGCCGCGTCCGCCTCGGTGGAGGAGGAGCTGGTCTCGCGCACCGGCGGCGCGCCGACGCTCGCCTTCGGCATCTCCCAGATCTTCAGCGAGGCCTTCGGGGGTGGGCTGGCGGCGTTCTGGTACCACTTCGCGATCATGTTCGAGGCGCTGTTCATCCTCACCGCCGTCGACGCCGGCACCCGCGTGGGCCGCTTCATGCTGCAGGACACCATCGGCAACGTGTGGCCCAAGTTCGGCGACACCTCGTGGAAGCCGGGCTCCTGGATGGCCTCGGCCGCGGTCGTGCTCGCCTGGGGCTACATGCTCTACGTCGGCGTCACGGACCCGCTGGGCGGCATCAACCAGCTCTTCCCGCTGTTCGGCATCGCCAACCAGCTGCTGGCCGCGATCGCGCTGACCCTGTGCGTGACGCTCTTCTGCAAGCACGGCTGGTGGAAGTACGTCTGGGTGCCCGCCGTCCCGCTCGTCTGGGACCTCGTCGTCACCATGACGGCCAGCTACCAGAAGGTGTTCTCCGACAACCCCGCCATCGGCTACCTCGCGCAGGCCGACCGCTACCGGGAGGCCCGCGACGCCGGCGAGGTGCTCGCACCTGCCACGGAGGCCGCGCAGATGGACACCGTCATCACCAACTCCACCGTGAACGCCGTCCTCCAGGCCAGCTTCGCGCTGCTGGTGATCGTCATCGTCGCCAACGCCGCGCTGATCTGGTTCAAGGCGGCCAAGGCCGGCTCCCTGCCCACCACCGAGGTGCCGAAGACGGAGTCGCGCGTCGTCGCGCCGGCCGAGTTCCTCGCCACCGACGAGGAGAAGAAGGCCGAGGCCGAGTGGCGGGCCTCCCACGACCGCGCGACACCGGTGGGCTCGTGA